The genomic window GTCCGCTACGCCCCCCGTGGCCGAAACGGAAGACGGTCCGGCCGACGGATCGCCGCCGATTTCGCCGGTCGGCCGCGGCAGTGCCCGGTACGGATGTCCGGAATCCGCGAACCCGCTGACCTCGCGATTCGACACGCTCGACCCGACAGAGAAGCGACCGCCTGGTCCGCGACGAGAACGAGCCCGGCCATTGTTCGCCCGCCGGAACACCCCTGCCAAACAATGCTCCCTGCGCTGAAATCGTCGGCAGGAGCGGCGAGGGGGACCGTTCCAGGGGGAAGCCCTGCTGATTGCCCGCGACCAGCAGGGCCGCCGCTGTGGGGCGGACACTGTCCGCCCCACAGTGGCGCAACGACGGTCGCCCGCTTCCCCGGGGCCCTTCTGATGGATCTCCGCGGCGTCGCGACGCCCGGTACCAACGTCCCCGAACAGCACACCTAGTCGATGGCAGCCGTCCAGCCCACCGCCGTGATCCGCTCCGCGTCCGCCGGGCGCGACTCGTCGAAGAGGGCCCTGCCGCCCGACTCGACGCACAGCCCGTCGACGTACACGCCACGGCCGACGTAGAGCCGGTCGGTCGTGTACCGCCAGCGCACGGTGAGCCCGACGGCCTCCGGCAGGTCGGCGCTCAGCCGGTGCCACGCCCGGCCCGACCATCCCGAGACCGTGCCGGACGGATGCTCCCACGGGCCGCCCTCGGCACCGACGGTCGTGAAGGCGACCGGCTGCCACGTCTCGCCGCCGTCGGTGGAGGCCTCCAGCAAGAGGGCGTCGGCCTGGGGTTCGGTGTCCCACCAGAGGGCGCAGCGCAGGCGGGGCCGCCCGGCGGAAGCGGTGTCGAGGGACGGGAGCGTGAGGGTGGCCGTGGTCGCGGTCGTCATGCCGGAGAACCAGGACGTGCGGCCGCGGGCGGGGCGTACGGGAACGGCGCGGGCGAGGTTGTTCGCCGCGGCGACCCGGGGTGCGGAGCCGGATCGCCAACTGCGCACCGGGTGCACGGAGTTGCCCAGGACGACCAGGAACGAGTCGGTCGTCGGGTCCAGGACGAGCGAGGTGCCGGTGAAGCCGGTGTGTCCGGCCGTGCGCGGGGTGGCCATCGCGCCCATGTACCAGTGCTGGTAGAGCTCGAAGCCCAGCCCGTGCTCGTCGCCGGGGAACGCGGTGTTGAAGTCGGTGAACATCAACTCCACCGACTCGGGCTCCAGGATGCGCGCCTTGCCGTACACACCGCCGTTGAGCAGGGTCCGGCCGAGCACGGCCAGGTCCCACGCACAGGAGAAGACACCGGCATGGCCCGCGACCCCGCCGAGGCTGTACGCGTTCTCGTCGTGCACCTCGCCCCACACCAGCCCCCGGTCCAGGCCCGACCAGGGGAGTCGGGCGTCCTCGGTCGCCGCGATCTTCGGCTTCCAGGAGGCCGGCGGGTTGAAGCGAGTGCGGTGCA from Streptomyces sp. DSM 40750 includes these protein-coding regions:
- a CDS encoding beta-lactamase family protein, with protein sequence MSEGAGGSAAGMSRRQLGRRVLAVGGGLAVLPFPAGPVAASSTGGGRPTLRHGSPERAGLVPDHLDRLVADAEAFLGPSPEHPWYAGAVLLAGRGGTVALHRPIGMAVRYSAYDEETDTGVEFPADRRIPMAEDTVFDLASVSKLFTSILAVQQIERGALELEGKVASYLPEFGASGKQDITVRQLLTHTSGFRAWIPLYKEPTYEGKLRLIRNEAPLNPPGTKYLYSDLNLISLQLVLEEITGHRLDQLLHDEITAPLGMHRTRFNPPASWKPKIAATEDARLPWSGLDRGLVWGEVHDENAYSLGGVAGHAGVFSCAWDLAVLGRTLLNGGVYGKARILEPESVELMFTDFNTAFPGDEHGLGFELYQHWYMGAMATPRTAGHTGFTGTSLVLDPTTDSFLVVLGNSVHPVRSWRSGSAPRVAAANNLARAVPVRPARGRTSWFSGMTTATTATLTLPSLDTASAGRPRLRCALWWDTEPQADALLLEASTDGGETWQPVAFTTVGAEGGPWEHPSGTVSGWSGRAWHRLSADLPEAVGLTVRWRYTTDRLYVGRGVYVDGLCVESGGRALFDESRPADAERITAVGWTAAID